The region gttctaaaaaacttttctcaaacaagtatctataaaaataccaataaaGACATACTTATCTAGGAAACGCATAGACCAAATGATGCTAATTTAGTATAATATACCGCTGAATTCTTTAAACTTGCTAAAAGCATAATTAGGAAGCCCTATGATGGCTGCTTCATTGTTGGTACCATATCACATTTCCTACGTCCAGACAACCTATGGTTGCTCAAATCATATGTTGGACTTGTTATTTACCTACAgcagtaattttattttaaatatgtttcatAATGCTATATTAGATAATAATACTAAGGGCCACTTTAGAAATCACTTgagaaatttttgtttcaaaccGTTTCCTGAAAGTGAATCTTATTTGTTTAGTTACGGCAAAGTTGATTGCGAtttaatatcaaactttattgcatcaatcaAGAGGAATATTTTATTTCTGCGTAAAACCGCGGAAcaatagtttaatttctttaattttaaaaattgttctgttttttttttgttgtttttatatatatatttggctgtttgacaataattttaataactaagtaaatgaataaaaacttatatgacAGGAGCAAAAACAAGGCTATAGTTGTGTTATCACTGCAATATATAACATACAAAGCATAGCTTTTAAAAACCGTGTAAGataatacaaaatcttttaaatattaattaaattttcttaaaaattatattttaaataaaaaaaagaaagaaagcaaaaaataaataaatgaataaaaaaaaaattaaaatagaatgaaattttatttttcctatttctttttttttatttatttcttttgttagaTTGagaataatatagaaaaaaacttttttttaatgtatatatatatatatatatatatatatatatatatatatatatatatatatatatatatatatatatatatagataaaaaaaataaaaacaaaaaaagtgaatgcacacactcaaaaaaaaatacaagtcaAGAAATAAGGGGTATTcggtaataaacaaataataaaattaaatcgtGTAAAATTTACAGTATTTAGTGGCTGAATAATAGATTTTGGATTCACTAAAGTTACTTTTTGAGAATCTTGTGttgtttatatgattttttttttaaatattgagttAAATAAAGGGGGTGCcgtttttttatcaagtttaaacataaatataagaatttgataaagatttatttgaaagcATTTAATACATTGAGtttactaaaaagtatttttgtatgGGAGAGTCGACCTTCATTTGTAATAATCCTAatggcatgtttttgtttgctgagaagtttatttatttttgtaacgttggtgctgcaccaagcaataAGGTAAGTATGGGTATTAAGGCCCGGCGGGTAATAAGGCCCACTAATCCAAACTTagggaaaaaataaattgtgaaactttttttcGACATTAAAATATTAGAGTTATCTGGTTTTATCACtggcagcaaaaaaaaatcagcatttCTTTACCGCGCGTTCGACAAAGCAAGATTACTTTGTTAGTTTCGTCAAAAATTGCTTAAGTCTAATTTTTAAGATAcgtgtttttacattttaaaatattttataaagcttctatttttttcaattgcatttatttgcattaagtaCTTATTCGTTATCATTACTCATCATGTAATATTTATGCAAGTGTTGAAACAAAAGGATACATTATCGATAAACGTAACAGGTTCAAAGCGGGTAATAAGGCCCACTAAAAATCGGGTATTATCGGGTATTATCGGGACTGAATCTGGTCCTTCACCAGCTTCAGTCACCCAACCCAGTCCCTCAACAGTTTCAGTCGATCAACCTGAAACTAATCTTAATGCAAGTTTCAATGATTTAATGCCGAGTCctgctaaaaagaaaaatatggcTATGGTCGGtcgcaaaaaaagttttaactatgTTGCTAAAGCCCTAACGAAAGAAGATTTTCAATCTTCTACTTCTAAAGCtgttaataataagaataaggGCAAAGGAAAAGCAAATGTTTCTAAAGACCTGAAAAAAGATTATTCTCAATCTTCCACTTctaaagttgttaataaaaagaataaaggcAAAGGAAAACCAAGTGCAAAGAAAAGTAAGTCTGTAAGTGTGGATGTGAATGATTGGTTTTGTTTGTTATGCCAGCAAAAGTCTGTAGAAAGTATGCGACAATGTTGTAAATGTAAAGTATGGTACCACGAGGCGTGCATGGGGTATGATTCTGAAGATGAGGAAGAATTAGTATGTCCATTCTGCGaagaataatgtttttctttgtaacatttctttattgaattttttaattttctgttgtTATTCActgttgtataaaaaattgattcttttaaagtatataaatatgcaagattacttattattttataaatgtgagATAAACTATGCATTAAAAGAATGTTTCCAAACTTTTTTctggtttttctttatttattttttgtattttttacatggGCCTTATTACCTCCATAAGGGGGTAACAAGGCCCAATTAAGGTATGTTACAAAAACATgaataacttttgttataattatttccTCAATATGCAGATAAGATTTTTACATCAAGGAATGATTAATCTTAAGCagcaattgaaaatatttttttaaacttaatttttaaagcctAAATGACCAAAAGTCTGTTAGGTTAGCCTTAATACCCATACTTACCTTTTTGTATAGTTTTAGGTaacaatgtataaatgaaatgtatatgtatttcaaacaatattggtttaaaaactgtttagctttatacaatatataccaacattttttgaaattttattttcaataacatttatatgttctctccaaataatattttcatttagaaTTACGCCCAAGAATTTTAACGATATTTccctttttattaaattattatcaataagaAGATTCAGTAGTTCAatggaatattttattttagaagtatGATGGAATAATGTGTATTTAGTTTTACTAATGTTTAGGTATAGTTTATTGGATTTAAATCATTGGCTTAGTTTAtcaagttctttgtttactgttaaaaataaaatattaatatcttCATTGGAATAAAACAAGTTAGTATCATCGgtaaataaaattgagtttaagatattagaaaaattatttaaatcattaatataaactaGAAACAAGAGGGTCTTAATATTGAACCCTGGGGAACACCGCACGTGATAGTCATATTATCCGTTTTTTCACCTTCGTATGAAACATTGCTTCCTGTTTAAcaagtaacttttaaaccaagcCAAGTTTGAATTTCTTATACCGTAGATTTCAAATttggataaaataattatatgatCAACTGTATCAAAGGCATTGCTTAGATCTATAAAAGCActtaaagtatactttttttcattaaacccTTTAAATATATCGTATACAAGATGTAAGATTGCGTGATCAGTAGAATGACCagatttaaaaccaaattgtttattgtacaaaaatattgtttttgtttaagaaaaaataaagtttattaatcaTAATTCGTTCtcgaatttttgaaaaacatgtaAGAATCGAGATCGGCCTTTAATTAGTAACGTCATAAGAATCACCTGATTTTAATATTGGGACAACTCTAacgatttttaacttttccggAAAAACTCCCTCTTTTAAAgatcaattaaatatatacaagaGTGGGATTGTAACAAGTTTTATTGAATCGATAATGATGCTACTATTTATATTGTCAACTCCTATACATTTTTTGGGCTTGATTAAAGAAACTGCGACTAAAAATTCTTCTTCAGTAAGTTTATCATTAGATATAATATTAGTGTTATTAGAAACCAAGTATGCATCAAAGCTGGTTTGTGAGAATTCAATTTTTGATGCTAATAAAAGcccaaaatttacaaaaaattcattaagtGTTTCAGCTACTAgttgtttctttaaaatatagaaattattaaatttgagtAGTTTTCGAATAGTATTTCTGTCAGAATTATTTTTACCAATCATTTCCTTGACAATACGCCAAGTACTTTGAAGATCATTCGAGTGGTTTTTTAATTGATCTGaatagtaacatttttttgattttttttacaaatattttatccctaaggttaataaaataaagaaaaagtgaTCCTTGGGTTTCTCCACATATTAAAAACCTattccaagaaaaaaaaatccgcTTGGTATATCAACTACTCAACTAAACGGaagaataataaacttaaaataaactacCTTCTTAATCGTTCtgtaaaatatgaaatattaaagcaaaaagagcgcttaaaaaagaaacaatattaACATCCCTCTGAATACTTTCCgttgttaaaaaagtaatacttACCTAAATGAACTTATAATGACAACTTGggtttttctattttagacaTTATTAACTTACTAATCTAAACtcctataaatataaatttttccatttaaaaagaTCTTTCAAAAGTTCTTTAGTTTTGAAATACTACTCACTCTctaaaaattagcaaatttgGATAGTTTAAGGTGAATTACTTGCTGAAAACCATTGACCTATTTTACTAAACTCTGCCGGCAAAATAGTCAAAATACTTGTTAAGGACAAAATTTCTAAACACATTAAAGTGGTAGATCCCCATTCAAGCTATTATCTTTAAAGAGTaccattttctattatttaaacaacttttttgtattgaaaaaactataaaaaaaattaaaaataataaaaaaaagtaatatgaCGTTAATAATTGGGGTAAATATGCAAAAAAGGACCCTACAATTGGGGCCCTACAATAGTAAAAAGATAACTCTATGTTGCTTAGTCCGATTGCTTTCAAATTTTGCAAGTAACACTCATACAAGGGTGTTTACAAAATGTACAAAATTGGTGAAAAGGAGAATATCTTAGTTTAGTATAAGTATTTTTCTTAAAGCGTATGAAtttcatgataaaaaaaagacttctttGCCTTTGCAGATTAATGctaattttgttacattttgttGACACTAGTGTATTAaacatattgtaaaaaattcaaGTCAATTGGAGTAGTAAAACTTGAGATATCTTTGTACCAAGTATGGAAATGTAGATTCACAGAAAACgatcgtttaaatttttttataaaaatacaaataacttTGCGTTATAGAAAACTAACAAGCTCCAGGTACGTTACGTAatgtaaaaaagaagtatttaagCAGTTAGAAGGATAAGAAGGCACAATAAGATATCTAAGGAAAAGAAGAGAAGATTgaatagcaaaaaattttttttactttttgtaaaaaaaattttacgaaaaagtttgcttttttttcttatattaacacaaaaatggaaaagttgagtattttacattaaaaagtaattgttttagAAGTAAAATTCAAGTTCCTCgaaaaatttttcataagaatcaataaagaaatattttttgagaaaatttcaaaaaaaagggaTCTACCACCTTAACGATAATAAAATGTTCTCTACAAAATGGTTTTCTTAAGAATAAACTATGTGTGACAAACAGGCACGCCGGAAGAGCATAAGGGCAGAGGCGGCAAACCAAAACACAAGGACACTTGCCAAAATATCaacacaatattttattatatatataatatccgATATAAATAAACCTTTGAATTAACCCTACTGTTCtccaaaaagtaaacaaaaaaaactttgtctaCTACTTTTACCATTACAAATCACGTGTTCAGTGTACAGTGTACTTTAGTGCAATTAACACTAA is a window of Hydra vulgaris chromosome 15, alternate assembly HydraT2T_AEP DNA encoding:
- the LOC136092090 gene encoding uncharacterized protein LOC136092090; protein product: MQVLKQKDTLSINVTGSKRVIRPTKNRVLSGIIGTESGPSPASVTQPSPSTVSVDQPETNLNASFNDLMPSPAKKKNMAMVGRKKSFNYVAKALTKEDFQSSTSKAVNNKNKGKGKANVSKDLKKDYSQSSTSKVVNKKNKGKGKPSAKKSKSVSVDVNDWFCLLCQQKSVESMRQCCKCKVWYHEACMGYDSEDEEELVCPFCEE